In a single window of the Halobaculum lipolyticum genome:
- a CDS encoding thiol-disulfide oxidoreductase DCC family protein produces MSVPRLVYDDDCGFCTFCVSHALELGEFEAVGFSDLDADLRARLPADYEDCMHLVTDTAVYSCGEAVEQVAKRTGAAGWWLTVAAKGLPKYPSAREKLYRWAADRRGVWGTFARRDRLPE; encoded by the coding sequence ATGTCCGTCCCCCGCCTCGTGTACGACGACGACTGCGGGTTCTGCACGTTCTGCGTGTCGCACGCGCTCGAACTCGGCGAGTTCGAGGCCGTCGGCTTCTCCGATCTGGACGCCGACCTCCGCGCGCGCCTCCCCGCCGACTACGAGGACTGCATGCACCTCGTCACCGACACGGCGGTGTACTCCTGCGGCGAGGCGGTCGAGCAGGTGGCGAAGCGGACCGGCGCCGCCGGCTGGTGGCTCACCGTCGCGGCCAAGGGGCTGCCGAAGTACCCGAGCGCACGCGAGAAACTGTACCGCTGGGCCGCCGACCGCCGGGGCGTCTGGGGGACGTTCGCCCGACGGGACCGACTGCCCGAGTGA
- a CDS encoding acyl-CoA dehydrogenase family protein: MLDYVGLEADLSAEEKLIRDTAREFVAEEVAPDIADHYEAGTFPTELIPEMGELGFYAPNLEGYGSPNVSERAYGLLMQELEACDSGLRSMASVQGALVMYPIHAFGSDAQKEAWLPDLGQGEAVGCFGLTEPAHGSNPSGMETTAEKDADGFVLNGEKTWITNSPIADVAVVWAKLTSEEGSPVRGFLVETDRDGVETPKIDDKLSMRASVTGGIVLDDARVPEENVLPEVSGMKGPLSCLTQARFGIAWGAVGAARDCFETAREYQTERDQFGGPIARFQIQQEKLAEMATQITLAQLLAYRLADLKERGDLRPQQVSMAKRNNVSMARDQARIAREMLGGNGITTDYSPMRHMSNLETVYTYEGTHDIHSLILGEDLTGIAAFE; the protein is encoded by the coding sequence ATGCTCGATTACGTCGGTCTGGAGGCCGACCTCTCGGCGGAGGAGAAGTTGATCCGGGACACCGCCCGGGAGTTCGTCGCCGAGGAGGTCGCTCCCGACATCGCGGACCACTACGAGGCCGGCACGTTCCCCACCGAACTCATCCCCGAGATGGGCGAACTCGGCTTCTACGCGCCGAACTTGGAGGGCTACGGCTCTCCCAACGTCTCCGAACGCGCGTACGGCCTGCTCATGCAGGAGTTGGAGGCGTGCGACTCCGGCCTGCGCTCGATGGCGAGCGTTCAGGGCGCGCTCGTCATGTACCCGATCCACGCGTTCGGCAGCGACGCGCAGAAGGAGGCGTGGCTCCCCGACCTCGGGCAGGGGGAGGCGGTCGGCTGCTTCGGGCTGACGGAGCCGGCCCACGGCTCGAACCCCTCGGGGATGGAGACGACGGCGGAGAAGGACGCCGACGGCTTCGTGCTCAACGGCGAGAAGACGTGGATCACGAACAGTCCGATCGCCGACGTGGCGGTCGTGTGGGCGAAGCTGACGAGCGAGGAGGGTTCCCCGGTTCGGGGGTTCCTCGTCGAGACCGACCGCGACGGCGTCGAGACCCCGAAGATCGACGACAAACTGTCGATGCGCGCGTCCGTCACGGGCGGCATCGTCCTCGACGACGCCCGCGTCCCCGAGGAGAACGTGCTCCCCGAAGTGTCGGGGATGAAGGGACCGCTGTCGTGTCTCACGCAGGCGCGCTTCGGCATCGCGTGGGGCGCCGTCGGCGCCGCCCGCGACTGCTTCGAGACGGCCCGCGAGTACCAGACCGAGCGCGACCAGTTCGGCGGGCCCATCGCCCGCTTCCAGATCCAACAGGAGAAGCTCGCGGAGATGGCGACCCAGATCACGCTCGCGCAACTGCTCGCGTACCGTCTCGCGGACCTGAAGGAGCGCGGCGACCTCCGTCCCCAGCAGGTGTCGATGGCGAAGCGAAACAACGTCAGCATGGCCCGCGATCAGGCGCGTATCGCCCGCGAGATGCTCGGCGGCAACGGCATCACGACCGACTACTCGCCGATGCGCCACATGAGCAACCTGGAGACCGTCTACACCTACGAGGGCACCCACGACATCCACTCGCTGATCCTCGGCGAGGACCTGACGGGCATCGCGGCGTTCGAGTAG